A genomic window from Equus caballus isolate H_3958 breed thoroughbred chromosome 5, TB-T2T, whole genome shotgun sequence includes:
- the ZZZ3 gene encoding ZZ-type zinc finger-containing protein 3 isoform X6, producing MAASRSTRVTRSTVGLNGLDESFCGRTLRNRSIAHPEEISSHSQVRSRSPKKRPEPVQIQKGNNNGRTTDLKQPSTRESWVSPRKRGLSSSEKDNIERQAVDNCERRQTEPVSPVFKRIKRCLRSEAPNSSEEDSPIKSDKELVEQRSTVVDNDADFQGTKRACRCLILDDCEKREIKKVNVSEEGPLNSAVVEEITGYLAVNGVDDSDSAVINCDDCQPDGNTKQNSTGSYVLQEKSVAENGDSDTHTSMFLDCRKEDSYIDHNVPCTNSEVQVKLEDHKIVTAGLPVENVNQLTTEPATGPFSEIQSSLRDSEEEVDVVGDSSASKEQCNENTNNVLDTSLENMPVSGEPEPSSVLDCVSAQMMSLSEPQEHRYTLRTSPRRPAPTRGSPTKNTSPCRENGQFEENNLSPNETNATVSDNISESPTNPDEISQNEKGICCDSENYGSEGLSKPPSEARLNIGHLPSAKESANPHITEEEDDDPDVYYFESDHVALKHNKELI from the coding sequence ATGGCTGCTTCCCGATCTACTCGTGTTACAAGATCAACAGTGGGGTTAAACGGCTTGGATGAATCTTTTTGTGGTAGAACTTTAAGGAATCGTAGCATTGCTCACCCTGAAGAAATCTCTTCTCATTCTCAAGTACGATCAAGGTCACCAAAGAAGAGACCAGAGCCTGTGCAAAttcagaaaggaaataataatggaagaaccactgatttaaaaCAGCCAAGTACTCGAGAATCATGGGTAAGCCCTAGGAAAAGAGGactttcttcttcagaaaaagaTAACATAGAAAGGCAGGCTGTAGACAATTGTGAGAGAAGGCAAACAGAACCTGTTTCACCAGTTTTCAAAAGAATTAAGCGTTGTCTTAGATCTGAAGCACCAAACAGTTCAGAAGAAGATTCACCTATAAAATCAGACAAGGAGTTAGTAGAACAGAGGAGTACAGTAGTGGACAATGATGCAGATTTTCAAGGGACTAAACGAGCTTGTCGATGTCTTATACTGGATGATTGtgagaaaagggaaattaaaaaggtGAATGTCAGTGAGGAAGGGCCACTTAATTCTGCAGTAGTTGAAGAAATCACAGGCTATTTGGCTGTCAATGGTGTTGATGACAGTGATTCAGCTGTTATAAACTGTGATGACTGTCAGCCTGATGGGAACACTAAACAAAATAGCACTGGTTCCTATGTGTTGCAGGAAAAATCAGTAGCTGAAAATGGGGATTCGGATACCCACACTTCAATGTTCCTTGATTGTAGGAAGGAGGACAGTTATATAGACCATAACGTGCCTTGCACAAATTCGGAAGTGCAGGTCAAGTTGGAGGACCACAAAATAGTAACTGCCGGCCTGCCTGTGGAAAATGTTAATCAGCTGACTACTGAGCCAGCTACAGGCCCCTTTTCTGAAATTCAGTCATCTTTAAGGGATTCTGAGGAGGAAGTAGATGTGGTGGGAGATAGCAGTGCCTCAAAAGAGCAGTGTAATGAAAACACCAATAACGTCCTGGACACAAGTCTTGAGAATATGCCAGTCTCTGGAGAACCAGAACCATCTTCTGTTCTAGACTGTGTTTCAGCTCAAATGATGTCTTTATCAGAACCTCAAGAACATCGATATACTCTGAGAACTTCACCACGAAGGCCGGCCCCTACCAGAGGTAGTCCCACTAAAAACACTTCTCCTTGCAGAGAAAATGGACAATTTGAGGAGAATAATCTTAGTCCCAATGAAACAAATGCAACTGTTAGTGATAATATAAGTGAGTCTCCTACAAATCCTGATGAAATTTCTCAGAATGAAAAGGGGATATGTTGTGACTCTGAAAATTATGGGAGTGAAGGACTAAGTAAGCCACCCTCAGAGGCAAGACTCAATATTGGACATTTGCCATCTGCCAAAGAGAGTGCCAATCCGCAcattacagaagaggaagatgaTGATCCTGATGTTTATTACTTTGAATCAGATCATGTGGCACTGAAACACAACAAAGA
- the ZZZ3 gene encoding ZZ-type zinc finger-containing protein 3 isoform X5 has protein sequence MAASRSTRVTRSTVGLNGLDESFCGRTLRNRSIAHPEEISSHSQVRSRSPKKRPEPVQIQKGNNNGRTTDLKQPSTRESWVSPRKRGLSSSEKDNIERQAVDNCERRQTEPVSPVFKRIKRCLRSEAPNSSEEDSPIKSDKELVEQRSTVVDNDADFQGTKRACRCLILDDCEKREIKKVNVSEEGPLNSAVVEEITGYLAVNGVDDSDSAVINCDDCQPDGNTKQNSTGSYVLQEKSVAENGDSDTHTSMFLDCRKEDSYIDHNVPCTNSEVQVKLEDHKIVTAGLPVENVNQLTTEPATGPFSEIQSSLRDSEEEVDVVGDSSASKEQCNENTNNVLDTSLENMPVSGEPEPSSVLDCVSAQMMSLSEPQEHRYTLRTSPRRPAPTRGSPTKNTSPCRENGQFEENNLSPNETNATVSDNISESPTNPDEISQNEKGICCDSENYGSEGLSKPPSEARLNIGHLPSAKESANPHITEEEDDDPDVYYFESDHVALKHNKEYV, from the coding sequence ATGGCTGCTTCCCGATCTACTCGTGTTACAAGATCAACAGTGGGGTTAAACGGCTTGGATGAATCTTTTTGTGGTAGAACTTTAAGGAATCGTAGCATTGCTCACCCTGAAGAAATCTCTTCTCATTCTCAAGTACGATCAAGGTCACCAAAGAAGAGACCAGAGCCTGTGCAAAttcagaaaggaaataataatggaagaaccactgatttaaaaCAGCCAAGTACTCGAGAATCATGGGTAAGCCCTAGGAAAAGAGGactttcttcttcagaaaaagaTAACATAGAAAGGCAGGCTGTAGACAATTGTGAGAGAAGGCAAACAGAACCTGTTTCACCAGTTTTCAAAAGAATTAAGCGTTGTCTTAGATCTGAAGCACCAAACAGTTCAGAAGAAGATTCACCTATAAAATCAGACAAGGAGTTAGTAGAACAGAGGAGTACAGTAGTGGACAATGATGCAGATTTTCAAGGGACTAAACGAGCTTGTCGATGTCTTATACTGGATGATTGtgagaaaagggaaattaaaaaggtGAATGTCAGTGAGGAAGGGCCACTTAATTCTGCAGTAGTTGAAGAAATCACAGGCTATTTGGCTGTCAATGGTGTTGATGACAGTGATTCAGCTGTTATAAACTGTGATGACTGTCAGCCTGATGGGAACACTAAACAAAATAGCACTGGTTCCTATGTGTTGCAGGAAAAATCAGTAGCTGAAAATGGGGATTCGGATACCCACACTTCAATGTTCCTTGATTGTAGGAAGGAGGACAGTTATATAGACCATAACGTGCCTTGCACAAATTCGGAAGTGCAGGTCAAGTTGGAGGACCACAAAATAGTAACTGCCGGCCTGCCTGTGGAAAATGTTAATCAGCTGACTACTGAGCCAGCTACAGGCCCCTTTTCTGAAATTCAGTCATCTTTAAGGGATTCTGAGGAGGAAGTAGATGTGGTGGGAGATAGCAGTGCCTCAAAAGAGCAGTGTAATGAAAACACCAATAACGTCCTGGACACAAGTCTTGAGAATATGCCAGTCTCTGGAGAACCAGAACCATCTTCTGTTCTAGACTGTGTTTCAGCTCAAATGATGTCTTTATCAGAACCTCAAGAACATCGATATACTCTGAGAACTTCACCACGAAGGCCGGCCCCTACCAGAGGTAGTCCCACTAAAAACACTTCTCCTTGCAGAGAAAATGGACAATTTGAGGAGAATAATCTTAGTCCCAATGAAACAAATGCAACTGTTAGTGATAATATAAGTGAGTCTCCTACAAATCCTGATGAAATTTCTCAGAATGAAAAGGGGATATGTTGTGACTCTGAAAATTATGGGAGTGAAGGACTAAGTAAGCCACCCTCAGAGGCAAGACTCAATATTGGACATTTGCCATCTGCCAAAGAGAGTGCCAATCCGCAcattacagaagaggaagatgaTGATCCTGATGTTTATTACTTTGAATCAGATCATGTGGCACTGAAACACAACAAAGAGTATGTGTAA